Below is a window of Paenibacillus bovis DNA.
ACTGATCATACTGCTTCTCTGCGCCGTTATGCTCGGAGCCTGCTCGTCTCCTTCTTCCAGCGCCAAGGAGCAGGGCAAGCATATCAGCTTCCTGTATAACTTCTCTACCAACTCGCTTGATCCGCATGTGGACTCCAGTTATGTGCCGATTCGTGCCGGGATTACCGAGACGCTGGTTCGTCTGGATGAAGACAATCTGACAGTCGCGCCATGGCTCGCCGAGAGCTGGGAAGGGACAGATGGGCAGAACTGGAAAATAAAGCTGCGGGATAATGTGACTTTCCAAAATGGCAAGCCGATGACAGGAGACGCGGTCAAAGCTTCCCTGGATCGTGCCATGACCGAGAGCATCGCTGTCAAAAATGCACTCAAGATCAAAAGTATTCAGGCAGATGGAAATACGCTGCAGATCGTAACCACCCAGCCTTTTCCGGAATTTATCTCGGAGCTGGTCAATCCCAATACTTCGATTATCGATGTGACCGAGACAGATGTAGTGAACAAGCCTGTTGGTACAGGACCTTTTCTGCTGAGTTCGTTCACACCCGGCAGCAAGCTGGAAGTCAAGCGGTATGATGGTTACTGGGATGGCGCCTCTCCACTGGATGGAGTAACTTTTGCCTTTAACGAGGATGCCAATGCCCGTTCGCTGGCGCTGCGCTCCGGACAGGTGGATATCGTATATCGTCCCGAAATAGAGAGCCTGGATACACTAAATGCCGAGCCGGGGATCAAGGTGGAATCGACGTCTACGTTCCGGGTGCATCAGTTAACGATGAATATGGAGCGTCCGGCTCTGCAGGATGTCAATGTACGCCGGGCGATGGACGCACTGATCGACCGGCAGAAGATCGTAGATACGATCCTGCTGGGACATGGAGAAGCGGCAACAGGACCTTTCCTGCCATCGCTGCCATTTGCACCGACCTATGAACCGTCTCCACTGGGAGCGGACGCAGCCGTAGATTATCTTCAGCAGGCAGGCTACTCGCTCGTCAACGGCCAGATGCAAAAAGACGGCAAGCCGCTGCAGTTAACCTTGCTGACCTACCCGGCACGGGCGGATCTACCGCTGATCGCACAGGTGTTCCAGTCCGACGCCAAAAAGATCGGTATTCAGGTGGAAATTCGCCAGATAGATACACCGGAAGATTATATGGCAGCCAATCGCGATTGGGATCTGGCGACCTACAGTAATCTGACCGCGCCGCGCGGAGATGCAGGTTATTATCTGAATGCCACCTATCATCCGGATGGCGCACTGAATTTTAGTGGAGCAGAAGATCCCAAGCTGACAGCTATTATCGACCAATTGAACCGTACTGTCGAGCCGGAGAAACGGGCTGTACTGGCCGAGCGGGCTGCTGATTATGTACATGATAATGTAATTAATTCCTTTGTTCTGCACCCGTCGACCATCGTGGCTTATAACGAAGAGAAAGTGAAAAACTGGATCACGACGCGCAGTGAATACTATATGATTACCAACAAGCTGGATGTGATGTAATGGGCCGGATTCTGATCCGCAAATTTCTGGAAACCCTTGGGTTTGTATTGTTTATTACTTTTATTAGTTTTCTATTTATCCGTATGGCACCGGGCGATCCGGTGCTGACGATTCTGAATGTGGATGAATTATCCGTCAGTCAGGAGCAGGTAGAGGCATTAAGAGAAGAGATGGGATTCAATCAGCCATTGCTCGTTCAATACGGGCAGTGGCTGCTGGATTTCGTACGGCTGGATTTTGGACAGTCGTATGTAACCGGTCAGCCTGTTATGAAAATGATTATGGGCGGGCTGCCGGCGACACTGGAATTAACCGGCGGTGCGCTGGTAATTATGCTGCTGATTGCGCTACCGCTCGGCTCTCTGTCGGCTTTGTACCGGAACAGCTGGATCGATCATATGAGCCGGCTGCTGTCGATTATAGGCGCGGCGGTGCCTAGCTTTTGGCTTGGCTTGATTCTGATAGATCTGTTCGGCGTCCGGCTCGGCTGGCTGCCGACCATGGGACGGGATGGATGGATTTCGCTGCTGCTGCCTTCCCTGACACTGGGACTGGCTATTTCCAGCGTGTATGTACGTCTGCTGCGTTCGAGTCTTCTGGATTCGCTCGGACAGGAGTTTGTACGGGCTGCACGGGCGCGGGGATACAGTGAATTACGTATTTTCTGGGTACATGCCCTTCGTCATAGCCTGCCGCCTGTGATTACGGTATTTGGCGTCAGTCTGGGCAGTCTGATCGGGGGTGTCGTGGTGATCGAGGTATTGTTTGCCTATCCCGGTATCGGCAAGCTGGTCGTGGATTCGATCCGCCAGCGGGATTATCCGCTGATTCAGGGCTATATTCTGGTGATGGCGGCTATCGTATTTGTCGTTAATACACTGGTGGATCTATCCTACCGTTACCTTAACCCCGAGATGAAGCTCAAAGAAAGGAAGACCGGCTGATGAGAGAATTATCCATACCTGCGATGCCACGGCGCAGCAAGCACGGCTGGCAGGGAGTTATCGCATTTTTATTTGTTCTGGTTACGATTGTGGCTTCGATTTATGCTTTTGGTTGGCTTAAATATGATCCCAATACGACGGATCTTGGTGATCGTCTGCAGGAGATGAGCATGCTGCATCCGCTGGGTACGGATCATCTGGGCAGGGATGTGCTGACGCGTCTGCTGCTTGGTGGACAACAGACGCTAGGTTACAGTCTGCTCGCGCTGGGAGCAGCACTGCTGATCGGTATTCCGTTCGGGCTGATTTCGGGATACCGCCGTGGCTGGGTTGACCGGATCTTTATGCGGATCGCAGACAGCTTTTTGTCTTTTCCCGATACGATTGTAGCGATTGTATTGAGCGGTCTGCTCGGTGCAGGCATCGGCAATCTGGTACTGGCGATCGTGGTTGTAAAATGGGTCAACTATGCGCGGCTCGTACGCAGCACGGTATTGTCCGAGGCGCAAAAAGATTATGTACAGATTGCACGTACCAACGGGTTGTCGCCAGCCACTATTATGCGCAGGCATCTGTTGCCGCATGTACTTGGTCATGTGCTCGTATTGGCGAGTCTGGATCTGGGCAAAATTATTTTGCTGATCTCGGCATTCTCTTATATTGGACTGGGGGCACAGCCGCCAACACCGGAATGGGGAGCGATGCTTAATGATTCGCGTCCATATTTCCAGTCGCGTCCGGAGCTGATGATCTATCCGGGACTGGCGATTGTATCGGTCGTACTGCTGGCGAATATGCTGGGCGATTATTTGCGTGACCGTTTTGATGTGAAAAGGGAGGTGCAATCATGATTCTGACGATGGATAAGGTAACGATACGCAGCCGCGAAAAAACGATCGTCGATGAAGTCTCCCTAACCGTGCATGAAGGAGAATGGTTCGCACTGGTCGGTCAGAGCGGCAGCGGCAAAAGCCTGCTTTCCCAAGCAGCCGGACGCATGCTGCCACCGAATCTGCAGATGGAAGGCCATATCAGGCTCCATGGGCAGGATTTGCTGAGTCTGTCTGCACGGCAGATGCGCGATATTCGCGGTCGCAGGCTGGCATATGTATTTCAAGATTATCAGGGGTCATTTACACCATTC
It encodes the following:
- the nikA gene encoding nickel ABC transporter substrate-binding protein yields the protein MLGACSSPSSSAKEQGKHISFLYNFSTNSLDPHVDSSYVPIRAGITETLVRLDEDNLTVAPWLAESWEGTDGQNWKIKLRDNVTFQNGKPMTGDAVKASLDRAMTESIAVKNALKIKSIQADGNTLQIVTTQPFPEFISELVNPNTSIIDVTETDVVNKPVGTGPFLLSSFTPGSKLEVKRYDGYWDGASPLDGVTFAFNEDANARSLALRSGQVDIVYRPEIESLDTLNAEPGIKVESTSTFRVHQLTMNMERPALQDVNVRRAMDALIDRQKIVDTILLGHGEAATGPFLPSLPFAPTYEPSPLGADAAVDYLQQAGYSLVNGQMQKDGKPLQLTLLTYPARADLPLIAQVFQSDAKKIGIQVEIRQIDTPEDYMAANRDWDLATYSNLTAPRGDAGYYLNATYHPDGALNFSGAEDPKLTAIIDQLNRTVEPEKRAVLAERAADYVHDNVINSFVLHPSTIVAYNEEKVKNWITTRSEYYMITNKLDVM
- the nikB gene encoding nickel ABC transporter permease, giving the protein MGRILIRKFLETLGFVLFITFISFLFIRMAPGDPVLTILNVDELSVSQEQVEALREEMGFNQPLLVQYGQWLLDFVRLDFGQSYVTGQPVMKMIMGGLPATLELTGGALVIMLLIALPLGSLSALYRNSWIDHMSRLLSIIGAAVPSFWLGLILIDLFGVRLGWLPTMGRDGWISLLLPSLTLGLAISSVYVRLLRSSLLDSLGQEFVRAARARGYSELRIFWVHALRHSLPPVITVFGVSLGSLIGGVVVIEVLFAYPGIGKLVVDSIRQRDYPLIQGYILVMAAIVFVVNTLVDLSYRYLNPEMKLKERKTG
- the nikC gene encoding nickel transporter permease; its protein translation is MRELSIPAMPRRSKHGWQGVIAFLFVLVTIVASIYAFGWLKYDPNTTDLGDRLQEMSMLHPLGTDHLGRDVLTRLLLGGQQTLGYSLLALGAALLIGIPFGLISGYRRGWVDRIFMRIADSFLSFPDTIVAIVLSGLLGAGIGNLVLAIVVVKWVNYARLVRSTVLSEAQKDYVQIARTNGLSPATIMRRHLLPHVLGHVLVLASLDLGKIILLISAFSYIGLGAQPPTPEWGAMLNDSRPYFQSRPELMIYPGLAIVSVVLLANMLGDYLRDRFDVKREVQS